The Hypanus sabinus isolate sHypSab1 chromosome X1, sHypSab1.hap1, whole genome shotgun sequence genome window below encodes:
- the LOC132384999 gene encoding G-protein coupled receptor 84-like produces MSITCNNSTASYRLFGAVLGSGVTALGVAGNGLTLLAFAADRRLRTPFNLLILNMTLADLAYCGLLQPLAVYTYLQGAWDWGLASCQALGLLIFSLNLVSILSLALVAGSRYALVAKPEAFRRASRGWSWALALFMPWLLSASCLAPFWHVFTFLSDVCSCTFHRTKGRPYTTILHFLTFGLGLGAIAVCYFLLHRRLRRTTLALSRYRKTQPGAQAEKPQAEEDTMQEMSTGLGESSRGRLEAPSSGKETADTSGRRHKYKSRLRRVRMGKDWEFRRVTAMCFAMFLVYLGCYLPFCALHLLDGLYAAPAVAQMAVGNLTWLNSCLNPLLYAAMNRQFRQGYMAAFRLLFRCSFGSEARERSQRDGENELRLGTVSWSIYDVLIFIGSKSSD; encoded by the exons ATGTCCATCACCTGCAACAACTCCACAGCTTCCTACCGCCTGTTTGGGGCAGTGCTGGGCAGCGGGGTGACAGCACTTGGGGTGGCAGGCAACGGGTTGACCCTGCTGGCCTTTGCCGCTGACCGCCGGCTCCGTACCCCCTTCAACCTGCTCATCCTCAACATGACACTGGCTGACCTAGCCTACTGTGGTCTGCTCCAGCCACTGGCCGTCTACACCTATTTGCAGGGTGCCTGGGACTGGGGTCTAGCTTCCTGCCAGGCTCTCGGCCTGCTTATCTTCAGTCTCAACCTGGTCTCCATCCTCAGCCTGGCCCTAGTGGCTGGCAGCCGCTACGCCCTCGTGGCTAAGCCCGAAGCCTTCCGCCGGGCCAGCAGGGGGTGGAGCTGGGCCCTGGCCCTGTTTATGCCCTGGCTCCTCTCGGCCTCCTGCCTGGCCCCCTTCTGGCATGTCTTCACCTTCCTGTCGGATGTCTGCAGCTGCACCTTCCACCGGACCAAAGGCAGGCCTTACACCACGATCCTGCACTTCCTCACCTTCGGCCTAGGCCTGGGAGCCATTGCTGTCTGCTATTTCCTTCTGCACCGCCGCCTGCGCCGGACCACCCTTGCCCTCAGTCGCTATAGGAAGACTCAGCCAGGTGCACAGGCTGAAAAGCCACAGGCAGAGGAGGACACAATGCAAGAGATGTCTACAGGCTTGGGGGAGAGTTCGAGGGGCAGGCTTGAGGCCCCCAGCTCAGGAAAGGAGACTGCTGACACCTCAGGGAGAAGGCACAAGTACAAGTCAAGGTTGAGGAGGGTCAGGATGGGGAAGGATTGGGAGTTCCGGCGGGTGACAGCCATGTGTTTCGCCATGTTCCTGGTGTACCTGGGCTGCTACCTGCCTTTCTGCGCCCTGCACCTGCTGGATGGGTTGTATGCCGCCCCAGCTGTGGCCCAGATGGCAGTTGGCAACCTGACCTGGCTCAACAGCTGCCTGAACCCACTGCTCTATGCTGCCATGAACCGCCAGTTCCGCCAGGGCTACATGGCTGCCTTCCGTCTGCTGTTCCGCTGCAGCTTTGGCTCGGAGGCCAGGGAGAGgtcacagagagatggggagaatgAACTGAGACTGGGCACAGTCTCATG GTCAATCTATGATGTTTTAATTTTCATTGGCTCAAAATCATCTGACTGA